In Candidatus Hydrogenedentota bacterium, one DNA window encodes the following:
- a CDS encoding DUF669 domain-containing protein: MNTPKSLTEILQGHREDIQRAWDTTEAAQDFAPLPAGTYICRIVSGELFESKNGKPGYKLTFRVLEGEYAGRMIWHDVWLTPHALPMAKRDLARLGVSALVQLERPLPQGMRTAVKLALRRDDDGTERNRVRSFEVLGIDAPDVDPFAPQDTQAVQDGNTSAPGAPVQANLIPPDPARAVSRYE, translated from the coding sequence ATGAACACGCCAAAATCGTTGACCGAAATCCTGCAAGGGCACCGCGAAGACATACAGCGCGCTTGGGACACAACCGAAGCGGCTCAGGACTTTGCGCCGTTGCCCGCGGGCACCTACATTTGCCGAATCGTATCGGGCGAACTGTTTGAATCGAAGAACGGGAAACCCGGCTACAAGCTGACATTCCGCGTACTCGAAGGTGAATACGCGGGGCGGATGATCTGGCATGACGTGTGGCTCACCCCGCATGCCTTGCCAATGGCAAAGCGCGACTTGGCGCGGTTGGGCGTTTCGGCGCTCGTGCAATTGGAGCGACCGCTACCGCAGGGCATGCGCACCGCGGTAAAGCTGGCACTGCGGCGCGACGATGACGGCACCGAACGAAACCGGGTGCGCTCGTTTGAAGTGCTAGGGATCGATGCGCCGGACGTGGACCCCTTCGCACCGCAGGACACCCAGGCGGTACAAGACGGCAACACCAGCGCGCCGGGGGCACCTGTTCAAGCAAACCTGATACCGCCGGACCCGGCAAGAGCGGTGTCACGCTATGAGTAA
- a CDS encoding helix-turn-helix domain-containing protein: MRIEQTDPSPRLLDVRGVAALLDCSPRHIYRMSDAGRMPAPIRIGALVRWQRAAIDAWLADGCPPMRVPKGGAR, from the coding sequence ATGCGAATCGAACAGACAGACCCATCTCCCAGGCTCCTAGACGTGCGCGGCGTGGCCGCGCTGCTCGACTGCTCCCCGCGCCACATTTACCGAATGTCCGATGCCGGACGCATGCCCGCGCCGATACGCATTGGCGCGCTCGTACGGTGGCAACGCGCCGCCATTGACGCATGGCTCGCCGACGGGTGCCCGCCGATGCGCGTACCGAAAGGCGGTGCCCGATGA
- a CDS encoding AAA family ATPase — protein MSTANYCTALDALELWRDDVLTGAPPVLYPVGRGELERIEIGPGLVTLLGGAPGAGKTALAMQFVIDGLRLTPGLRALVCNIEMRPAALLDRQLARLSGIDLTTIRYRRFGPEHADRLDQAINTLAALADRLCFVRPPFDLGNAAASADAFGANLLVLDYIQRIAPPGDHADKRGSVDATMNYLRQFADAGVAVLVISAVGRGKDRQGRSSYDADALSLASFRESSELEFGADSAYIIAPDGGHDDAGVTLRHLKDRHGELRDFHLRFDRKRQSLTIDAMPETKAKRTALQSTLRNMWAPAGNEESEP, from the coding sequence ATGAGCACGGCGAACTACTGCACGGCATTGGACGCGCTCGAATTGTGGCGCGATGACGTGTTGACCGGGGCACCGCCGGTGCTTTACCCCGTTGGCCGCGGCGAACTGGAACGAATCGAGATTGGGCCGGGCCTTGTCACGTTGCTGGGCGGCGCGCCCGGTGCGGGCAAGACGGCGCTTGCCATGCAATTCGTGATTGACGGTTTACGGCTAACGCCGGGGTTGCGTGCGCTCGTGTGCAATATCGAGATGCGCCCGGCGGCACTGCTTGACCGGCAATTGGCGCGGCTATCGGGAATCGACCTTACCACGATCCGATACCGGCGCTTCGGACCCGAACACGCGGACCGGCTCGACCAGGCGATCAACACGCTGGCGGCGCTGGCGGACCGGCTTTGCTTTGTACGTCCCCCATTCGACTTGGGAAACGCCGCGGCTTCTGCGGACGCATTCGGGGCTAACCTGCTCGTGCTTGATTACATTCAGCGAATCGCGCCGCCCGGCGACCATGCGGACAAGCGCGGCTCTGTAGACGCCACCATGAACTACCTGCGGCAATTCGCGGACGCGGGCGTTGCGGTGCTCGTGATTTCGGCGGTTGGACGCGGGAAAGACAGACAAGGCCGAAGCAGCTATGACGCGGACGCGCTCAGTCTTGCATCGTTCCGCGAATCAAGCGAGTTGGAATTCGGCGCGGACTCTGCATACATCATTGCGCCGGACGGCGGGCACGATGACGCCGGGGTAACACTTCGGCACCTTAAAGACCGGCACGGCGAATTGCGGGACTTTCACTTACGCTTTGACCGCAAGCGTCAATCTCTCACGATTGACGCCATGCCGGAGACGAAAGCGAAGCGGACCGCGCTGCAATCGACCCTGCGAAACATGTGGGCACCGGCGGGAAATGAGGAATCGGAACCATGA
- a CDS encoding helix-turn-helix domain-containing protein yields the protein MLNTFVDFALATVERTDAAVWLVLYRDTRRDGIARTSKTAIARRAGVGIRTVARSVKRLEASGLLRVVRRGGLNRGPSAYRVQGVPNE from the coding sequence GTGCTGAATACGTTTGTTGACTTCGCGCTTGCTACAGTGGAACGTACAGACGCCGCGGTGTGGCTCGTGCTATACCGAGATACCCGCCGGGATGGTATTGCGCGGACAAGTAAGACTGCGATTGCCCGGCGCGCCGGTGTCGGCATTCGCACGGTTGCGCGGTCCGTCAAACGGCTCGAAGCAAGCGGACTGCTTCGAGTGGTGCGGCGTGGTGGCCTCAACCGTGGACCTTCGGCATACCGCGTCCAAGGGGTGCCGAATGAATAG
- a CDS encoding HNH endonuclease — translation MVAYGNRCVISKHGPSEVLEAVHILPHAGFGINELDNGLLMRSDLLTLFDAGLIRINPDSLVVVIDTRFKALPMGN, via the coding sequence CTGGTCGCCTATGGCAATCGGTGCGTAATCTCCAAGCATGGGCCTTCCGAGGTTCTTGAGGCTGTTCATATCTTGCCGCACGCTGGGTTCGGCATAAATGAACTCGACAACGGACTCCTTATGCGTTCGGACTTGCTTACGTTATTTGATGCTGGGCTGATTCGCATAAACCCGGATTCGTTGGTGGTGGTAATTGATACTCGCTTCAAGGCACTCCCTATGGGCAATTAG
- a CDS encoding DNA primase: MSNETYRYGFRILGPCSGERRLVDAAAFGGYAQCDPRAEIHREAYLSAFQFGGEFAEQLRRTGTTKGYSGTCWTAWLWFDIDRDSDLPRALDDTRRLVVRLTGHYGMTPESLLVFFSGAKGFHVGIPSALWTPEPGTDFHTVARRMCEAIADSAGVVIDSAVYDRVRAFRAPNSLHPRTGLHKRHIDADAVLALSASAVLDMARLPEPFEMPAPDAGTFSFALAGEWEAARNQVSANSERTKQRRNTPDGAQRLNRATLEFIRDGAANGERHIRLYSAAANLREFNCPVALAHALLTESALDSGMTPTEVRRQIECGLNGGAA, from the coding sequence ATGAGTAACGAAACCTACCGTTATGGGTTTCGCATTCTCGGACCGTGCAGCGGCGAGCGGCGCTTGGTTGACGCCGCCGCTTTCGGCGGCTACGCACAATGCGACCCAAGAGCAGAAATACACCGCGAAGCGTACCTATCCGCGTTTCAATTCGGCGGTGAATTCGCAGAACAATTGCGCCGCACCGGCACCACCAAGGGCTACAGCGGGACGTGCTGGACGGCATGGCTTTGGTTCGACATTGACCGCGACAGCGATTTACCGCGGGCGCTGGATGACACCCGGCGGCTTGTGGTGCGATTGACCGGGCACTATGGCATGACGCCGGAATCCCTGCTCGTGTTTTTCAGCGGGGCAAAGGGCTTTCATGTGGGCATACCTTCGGCGCTCTGGACGCCGGAACCCGGCACGGACTTTCACACGGTGGCGCGCCGCATGTGCGAAGCAATTGCGGATTCCGCGGGCGTGGTGATTGACAGCGCCGTCTATGACCGGGTGCGGGCCTTTCGCGCACCGAATTCACTACACCCGCGGACGGGACTGCACAAGCGCCACATAGACGCAGACGCGGTGCTTGCGCTGTCTGCTTCGGCGGTGCTCGATATGGCGCGGTTGCCGGAACCCTTCGAGATGCCCGCGCCGGACGCGGGCACATTCTCGTTTGCGCTGGCCGGTGAATGGGAAGCGGCACGCAATCAGGTATCCGCCAATTCAGAGCGGACCAAGCAACGCCGGAACACGCCGGACGGCGCACAAAGATTGAACCGGGCAACCCTTGAATTCATTCGGGACGGCGCGGCGAATGGCGAGCGGCATATCCGGCTGTATAGCGCCGCGGCAAACCTGCGGGAATTCAATTGCCCGGTGGCGCTGGCACACGCACTGCTCACGGAAAGCGCGCTTGATTCGGGGATGACACCCACCGAAGTGCGCCGCCAAATCGAATGCGGTTTGAATGGGGGTGCGGCATGA